Proteins encoded within one genomic window of Solea senegalensis isolate Sse05_10M linkage group LG11, IFAPA_SoseM_1, whole genome shotgun sequence:
- the ano11 gene encoding anoctamin-7 isoform X2, protein MLRRGSELVKGDREVLLDLDYVGEAPTTDSYGSLQNGGFIPPRYFSATAAADDVDNDNPIHLNWNTKINEPVPQPGNYFRDGRTKIDFVLVWEVRSRRKRRGKGKSEVPTEEEEVVPIEENSRSERRKAQLAQWREKFVQNLESAGLLMEKEETASEKRTIHFLKLSAPWDVMVGCAEELCLRAPLQAQPHLDLNTSAQVLSRLCIPNVMRESVPNRPLDYYTCAFRKSKMSRFLGCDDHENYFTNTQRHRVVYEILSRTVYGKKKRAEVGVDRLINEGAYTAAFPLHEGPFELPRDEISPDKLNQRQVLYHYWARWCKWYKYQPLDHIREYFGEKIALYFAWLGFYTAWLLPAAVVGTLVFVSGVMSMGTNTPAQEICTSGASYLMCPLCNTCKAWNMSEICTMAKLGYLFDHPGTVLFSVFMSFWAVTFLEYWKRKVSTLAHHWDCMDFHEEEERPRPEFAAMAPTMEENPVTGVKEPYFPEKTRLSRMFTGSMVIIMMLSVVMIFLVTVVMCRGIISVMMFHTGSPVLRTEAGTIANISSSIVNLGLILLMGRVYTALAEQLTKWEMHRTQTQYDNAFIFKVFIFQFVNFYSSPFYVAFFKGRFVGYPTNYGTLFGMRNEDCGPGGCLIELAEQLFIIMVGKQLINNIQEFIIPKIKAWRQKRTLAKVLGSKKSREPQRWEEDYQLVECEGLFEEYLEMVLQFGFITIFVAAFPLAPLFALLNNWVEIRLDSHKFVCEYRRPVAERAQNIGVWFNILEALSHLSVIANAFLIAFTSEFLPRLLYQYKFDSDLNGYVNFSLSYAPLNYTKYSMCRYKAYRDNNGNYTLFYWELLAVRLGFIIAFEHMVFFVLRAIDWIVPDVPESLELKMKRERYLAKQALAENQEALLQATRPLET, encoded by the exons ATGCTGAGGAGGGGCTCGGAGCTGGTGAAGGGTGACAGAGAGGTCCTCCTGGATCTGGACTACGTGGGGGAAGCACCAACCACCGACAGCTACGGGAGTCTGCAGAACGGGGGCTTCATTCCACCAAGATAT ttttcagccacagctgctgctgatgatgtggACAATGACAATCCCATTCATCTCAACTGGAATACAAAAATTAATGAGCCAGTGCCACAGCCGGGGAATTACTTCAGAGATGGAAGAACTAAAATTG ACTTTGTCCTGGTGTGGGAGGTTCGCTCACGCAGGAAGCGGCGAGGGAAGGGGAAGAGCGAGGTGCccactgaggaagaggaggtcgTGCCCATTGAGGAGAACAGCAGGTCTGAGCGAAGGAAGGCACAGTTAGCACAGTGGAGGGAGAAGTTTGTTCAGAATCTGGAGAGTGCTGGGTTGCTCATGGAAAAG GAGGAAACAGCCAGTGAGAAGAGAACAATACATTTTCTAAAACTTAGTGCTCCATGGGATGTGATGGTGGGTTGTGCTGAAGAACTCTGTCTCAGAGCTCCATTGCAg GCACAGCCACATCTGGACTTGAACACATCTGCTCAGGTACTGAGTAGACTATGCATACCAAATGTAATGAGAGAGTCGGTGCCAAACAGGCCACTGGACTATTACACATGTGCCTTTCGCAAGTCGAAGATGAGCAG ATTCCTTGGCTGTGATGACCACGAGAACTACTTCACTAATACACAGAGACACCGCGTT GTGTATGAGATTTTATCCAGGACGGTTTACGGCAAAAAGAAGAGGGCTGAAGTTGGTGTGGACAGACTGATAAATGAAGGGGCTTATACTGCAGCGTTCCCTCTGCACGAG ggCCCTTTTGAGCTTCCAAGGGATGAGATCAGTCCTGACAAACTTAATCAGAGGCAGGTTCTTTATCACTACTGGGCCCGCTGGTGCAAGTGGTACAAGTACCAGCCACTGGATCACATCAGGGAGTACTTTGGAGAGAAGATTGCACTCTACTTTGCCTGGCTGG GCTTCTACACAGCCTGGCTGCTGCCGGCCGCAGTGGTTGGAACCCTGGTCTTTGTTTCTGGAGTCATGTCCATGGGCACCAACACACCAGC TCAGGAGATCTGTACCAGCGGAGCCAGTTATTTGATGTGTCCTCTCTGTAACACATGCAAGGCCTGGAACATGTCTGAGATCTGCACTATGGCCAAG CTGGGCTACTTATTTGACCACCCAGGTACAGTCCTGTTCAGTGTCTTCATGTCCTTCTGGGCTGTAACCTTTCTGGAGTACTGGAAAAGAAAGGTGTCCACCCTGGCCCATCACTGGGACTGCATGGACTTCCATGAAGAAGAG GAACGTCCTCGGCCAGAGTTTGCAGCAATGGCTCCAACTATGGAGGAAAATCCGGTGACTGGGGTTAAAGAGCCCTACTTTCCAGAAAAGACCAGACTGTCCCGCATGTTCACTGGCTCCATGGTCATCATCATGATG CTGTCTGTGGTGATGATCTTCCTGGTGACGGTGGTCATGTGCCGCGGTATCATCAGCGTGATGATGTTTCATACTGGCAGCCCTGTCCTGCGTACAGAG GCAGGCACCATAGCCAACATCTCCAGCAGCATTGTGAATCTGGGCCTCATTCTGTTGATGGGACGGGTTTACACTGCTTTAGCTGAGCAGCTCACTAAATGGG AGATGCACAGAACTCAAACCCAGTATGACAACGCCTTCATCTTCAAGGTGTTCATCTTCCAGTTTGTCAACTTCTACTCTTCTCCGTTCTATGTGGCTTTCTTTAAAGGAAG GTTTGTGGGTTATCCCACCAACTATGGGACCTTGTTTGGAATGAGAAATGAAGAT TGTGGTCCTGGGGGGTGTCTCATTGAATTGGCTGAACAGCTTTTCATTATTATGGTGGGaaagcagctcatcaacaaCATCCAGGAGTTCATTATCCC TAAAATTAAGGCCTGGCGCCAGAAAAGAACTTTGGCTAAGGTGCTGGGAAGTAAGAAATCCCGTGAGCCTCAGCGCTGGGAGGAAGACTACCAGCTGGTGGAGTGTGAAGGCCTCTTTGAAGAGTATCTAGAAATGG TGCTCCAGTTTGGGTTCATCACCATCTTCGTGGCTGCTTTCCCGCTCGCTCCACTCTTCGCCCTCCTCAACAACTGGGTGGAAATCCGTCTGGATTCGCACAAGTTTGTGTGCGAGTATCGGAGGCCCGTGGCTGAGCGAGCACAGAACATCGGAGTGTGGTTCAACATACTGGAGGCTCTGTCACACTTGTCTGTCATTGCCAAT gcCTTTCTAATTGCCTTCACGTCCGAGTTTTTACCTCGCTTACTCTACCAGTACAAGTTTGACAGTGATCTCAATGGATACGTCAATTTCTCCTTGTCTTATGCCCCACTCAACTACACTAAGTACTCAATGTGCAG ATATAAAGCATACAGAGACAACAATGGAAACTACACGCTGTTCTACTGGGAGCTGCTGGCTGTCAGACTTGGTTTTATCATTGCTTTTGAG CACATGGTTTTCTTTGTGCTGCGAGCCATCGACTGGATCGTACCTGATGTCCCCGAGTCCCTCGAGCTGAAGATGAAGAGGGAGCGCTACCTTGCCAAGCAAGCTCTGGCTGAGAACCAGGAGGCACTGTTG
- the ano11 gene encoding anoctamin-7 isoform X1, whose product MLRRGSELVKGDREVLLDLDYVGEAPTTDSYGSLQNGGFIPPRYFSATAAADDVDNDNPIHLNWNTKINEPVPQPGNYFRDGRTKIDFVLVWEVRSRRKRRGKGKSEVPTEEEEVVPIEENSRSERRKAQLAQWREKFVQNLESAGLLMEKEETASEKRTIHFLKLSAPWDVMVGCAEELCLRAPLQAQPHLDLNTSAQVLSRLCIPNVMRESVPNRPLDYYTCAFRKSKMSRFLGCDDHENYFTNTQRHRVVYEILSRTVYGKKKRAEVGVDRLINEGAYTAAFPLHEGPFELPRDEISPDKLNQRQVLYHYWARWCKWYKYQPLDHIREYFGEKIALYFAWLGFYTAWLLPAAVVGTLVFVSGVMSMGTNTPAQEICTSGASYLMCPLCNTCKAWNMSEICTMAKLGYLFDHPGTVLFSVFMSFWAVTFLEYWKRKVSTLAHHWDCMDFHEEEERPRPEFAAMAPTMEENPVTGVKEPYFPEKTRLSRMFTGSMVIIMMLSVVMIFLVTVVMCRGIISVMMFHTGSPVLRTEAGTIANISSSIVNLGLILLMGRVYTALAEQLTKWEMHRTQTQYDNAFIFKVFIFQFVNFYSSPFYVAFFKGRFVGYPTNYGTLFGMRNEDCGPGGCLIELAEQLFIIMVGKQLINNIQEFIIPKIKAWRQKRTLAKVLGSKKSREPQRWEEDYQLVECEGLFEEYLEMVLQFGFITIFVAAFPLAPLFALLNNWVEIRLDSHKFVCEYRRPVAERAQNIGVWFNILEALSHLSVIANAFLIAFTSEFLPRLLYQYKFDSDLNGYVNFSLSYAPLNYTKYSMCRYKAYRDNNGNYTLFYWELLAVRLGFIIAFEHMVFFVLRAIDWIVPDVPESLELKMKRERYLAKQALAENQEALLVSGKRRAAAASAGTSSPVVNTHMPGTAT is encoded by the exons ATGCTGAGGAGGGGCTCGGAGCTGGTGAAGGGTGACAGAGAGGTCCTCCTGGATCTGGACTACGTGGGGGAAGCACCAACCACCGACAGCTACGGGAGTCTGCAGAACGGGGGCTTCATTCCACCAAGATAT ttttcagccacagctgctgctgatgatgtggACAATGACAATCCCATTCATCTCAACTGGAATACAAAAATTAATGAGCCAGTGCCACAGCCGGGGAATTACTTCAGAGATGGAAGAACTAAAATTG ACTTTGTCCTGGTGTGGGAGGTTCGCTCACGCAGGAAGCGGCGAGGGAAGGGGAAGAGCGAGGTGCccactgaggaagaggaggtcgTGCCCATTGAGGAGAACAGCAGGTCTGAGCGAAGGAAGGCACAGTTAGCACAGTGGAGGGAGAAGTTTGTTCAGAATCTGGAGAGTGCTGGGTTGCTCATGGAAAAG GAGGAAACAGCCAGTGAGAAGAGAACAATACATTTTCTAAAACTTAGTGCTCCATGGGATGTGATGGTGGGTTGTGCTGAAGAACTCTGTCTCAGAGCTCCATTGCAg GCACAGCCACATCTGGACTTGAACACATCTGCTCAGGTACTGAGTAGACTATGCATACCAAATGTAATGAGAGAGTCGGTGCCAAACAGGCCACTGGACTATTACACATGTGCCTTTCGCAAGTCGAAGATGAGCAG ATTCCTTGGCTGTGATGACCACGAGAACTACTTCACTAATACACAGAGACACCGCGTT GTGTATGAGATTTTATCCAGGACGGTTTACGGCAAAAAGAAGAGGGCTGAAGTTGGTGTGGACAGACTGATAAATGAAGGGGCTTATACTGCAGCGTTCCCTCTGCACGAG ggCCCTTTTGAGCTTCCAAGGGATGAGATCAGTCCTGACAAACTTAATCAGAGGCAGGTTCTTTATCACTACTGGGCCCGCTGGTGCAAGTGGTACAAGTACCAGCCACTGGATCACATCAGGGAGTACTTTGGAGAGAAGATTGCACTCTACTTTGCCTGGCTGG GCTTCTACACAGCCTGGCTGCTGCCGGCCGCAGTGGTTGGAACCCTGGTCTTTGTTTCTGGAGTCATGTCCATGGGCACCAACACACCAGC TCAGGAGATCTGTACCAGCGGAGCCAGTTATTTGATGTGTCCTCTCTGTAACACATGCAAGGCCTGGAACATGTCTGAGATCTGCACTATGGCCAAG CTGGGCTACTTATTTGACCACCCAGGTACAGTCCTGTTCAGTGTCTTCATGTCCTTCTGGGCTGTAACCTTTCTGGAGTACTGGAAAAGAAAGGTGTCCACCCTGGCCCATCACTGGGACTGCATGGACTTCCATGAAGAAGAG GAACGTCCTCGGCCAGAGTTTGCAGCAATGGCTCCAACTATGGAGGAAAATCCGGTGACTGGGGTTAAAGAGCCCTACTTTCCAGAAAAGACCAGACTGTCCCGCATGTTCACTGGCTCCATGGTCATCATCATGATG CTGTCTGTGGTGATGATCTTCCTGGTGACGGTGGTCATGTGCCGCGGTATCATCAGCGTGATGATGTTTCATACTGGCAGCCCTGTCCTGCGTACAGAG GCAGGCACCATAGCCAACATCTCCAGCAGCATTGTGAATCTGGGCCTCATTCTGTTGATGGGACGGGTTTACACTGCTTTAGCTGAGCAGCTCACTAAATGGG AGATGCACAGAACTCAAACCCAGTATGACAACGCCTTCATCTTCAAGGTGTTCATCTTCCAGTTTGTCAACTTCTACTCTTCTCCGTTCTATGTGGCTTTCTTTAAAGGAAG GTTTGTGGGTTATCCCACCAACTATGGGACCTTGTTTGGAATGAGAAATGAAGAT TGTGGTCCTGGGGGGTGTCTCATTGAATTGGCTGAACAGCTTTTCATTATTATGGTGGGaaagcagctcatcaacaaCATCCAGGAGTTCATTATCCC TAAAATTAAGGCCTGGCGCCAGAAAAGAACTTTGGCTAAGGTGCTGGGAAGTAAGAAATCCCGTGAGCCTCAGCGCTGGGAGGAAGACTACCAGCTGGTGGAGTGTGAAGGCCTCTTTGAAGAGTATCTAGAAATGG TGCTCCAGTTTGGGTTCATCACCATCTTCGTGGCTGCTTTCCCGCTCGCTCCACTCTTCGCCCTCCTCAACAACTGGGTGGAAATCCGTCTGGATTCGCACAAGTTTGTGTGCGAGTATCGGAGGCCCGTGGCTGAGCGAGCACAGAACATCGGAGTGTGGTTCAACATACTGGAGGCTCTGTCACACTTGTCTGTCATTGCCAAT gcCTTTCTAATTGCCTTCACGTCCGAGTTTTTACCTCGCTTACTCTACCAGTACAAGTTTGACAGTGATCTCAATGGATACGTCAATTTCTCCTTGTCTTATGCCCCACTCAACTACACTAAGTACTCAATGTGCAG ATATAAAGCATACAGAGACAACAATGGAAACTACACGCTGTTCTACTGGGAGCTGCTGGCTGTCAGACTTGGTTTTATCATTGCTTTTGAG CACATGGTTTTCTTTGTGCTGCGAGCCATCGACTGGATCGTACCTGATGTCCCCGAGTCCCTCGAGCTGAAGATGAAGAGGGAGCGCTACCTTGCCAAGCAAGCTCTGGCTGAGAACCAGGAGGCACTGTTGGTGAGTGGAAAACGAAGGGCTGCCGCTGCCTCTGCAGGCACATCTAGCCCAG tggtgaacacacacatgccggGCACAGCGACCTAA